In the Zingiber officinale cultivar Zhangliang chromosome 5A, Zo_v1.1, whole genome shotgun sequence genome, TTGATTTGGAAAAGGTAGTGGTCACATCAAATCCAAATAGTCGCCTATCACATCACACATATGGCAGCAGGGAAACGTGATGCGCGGTATTATATTGCAGGTGACattaaagaggaaggagagaaCATGATTACAGGGCATGACCAAGCGTGCTTTACATTAATGAGTGGAGATTTGAGCGATTTTTAAGAAATTATGGTGACGTTAACGACAATTAAAAGGAACTACATGGAGGCGAGAGGTCGGGGCAGAGATCAAAATGAAGTTGGAAAATGGCCAAGTGCCGCCCTCGATAGATTTGAGCGGCACCAACCTAGGAGTATACATTGCCGATCGGAAGAATGACCAAAAGGAAGTTCAGAGTTAGCTAAAGCGCATGACAGAGccaagcagcgactataaaccgtTGTATAGTGAACATCatagtcgagcgacgactctAAACTCTAACATCTCTGTTCGGAGAAAAGGCAACTTCTCGATAAACGACATGAGGGCGGGTGGAGTGAACGACACAGCCAAGTGGCggctataaacccttgagcaATGAATGACACAGATGAGTGGCAGCTATAAACTCTTGAGCAGTGAAGATTACAACTGAGCGATggctataaacccttgagcaATAAATATTATAGCCAAGCGACAATTATAAACCCTTAAACAATGAATATTATAGCCGAGCAACGGCTATAAATCCTTGTGCAGTAAACATAAGAGCtgagcaacgactataaacccttatgTAGTGCACGTCATAGccgagcgatgactataaacttCTGTGCATTGAGCATAAGAGCCGAGCGACGGCTATAAACCCTTGTGCATTGATCGtcacagtcgagcgacgactataaacttcGGTGCATTAAGCAtaatagtcgagcgacgactctAAACCCCAGAGCATCCGAATGGGAAGAAGAGCTTCAAAACATACTAATTGTCCAATCAGTCAGAGTTACAACCTCCTTTAACTAGACTTGAGGGAAAGACTTATGATACGATGATGAAAAAGGGCCCTACTAAAGCAAGGAAGACCagttgacatagaagtcaaagtcaaggaagaTAAAGAGGCGCTGCCCACAGATCAGGCAAGATTGACCATTTGGCTTAGTTATGGGTGGATGGGTGGCACACCCGAATGGACGAGCAGGGCCAAGCAGACAACATAAGGTTACGAGATAAATAGATAGTATCTCTCCTGGTCACTATCCCAGTCGAGTAGGCGACATGTCCTTTCGGGGAGGAGCCCTTCGATTATGGAAAAGCTAAGTGAATAGATATTACTCTATGCAACACAGCCGAGCGGGGTGAGTCTCGATAGAGTGGCCACTGGTCGACCTATAGCGGGGCCCACCTATGTACCTCCTTGTACCCTTTTAGAGGTTTGTACCACTGATAACAGAGTATGTTCCTAGGTAAATAGTACAATAGAAGCTTTCAGCCTGTCACATCAAGGATTTACATGCTTGTTTAAGGAAAGATGTTAGAGATACTTTTGGACTTTTTTTCCTAGAACGCTTGTGAAGACATGCGTTTGCTTTGAGATGTGTGCGTAGAGACTGTAgggacactataaaagggggttcctATCTGCAGGTAAAGGGATGCACCACTTCATTCTTTCACATATTTTAGCTACAATTTTCTACTATTCTTCACTTGTCAGAaattaacttgagcatcggaggactaACACTGAAAATCCCTTTTCAATCCGACACTAACATCTCTTATATTACAAGATCATTTGGAGTCTTCACTTCGTCCACTGTCAAACTACATTCCTAACTTTGACATTTTCTCCACTTTCGGAGTGGAACGCACTCCTATTCTACACTCCTGCCTCTATTGTTAATAAGTGAATAATTTAGTCGGTGATTTAGAAAagtaaaaaagaatattttactctTAAATAggaattatttttatatttaaaataagaatagcaaaataaaatttctttcaaTAGTGGCCCTCACCGTGCTGCTTCAGGAGACAGCATGCTCGTAAATATGATCTTTTTTCTattaatattttagaaaaaaaagttGTTTCATAATATTTCTTAGTAAAATAGAATTAGTATTTGTAAAACCAATAATGATAGATTTCTGATAATTGAAGATAAAACATcgagtttaattttaattgtgctatgaaaatttattttttgttgttaacAAATTCATTTTGGCCACGATAGCAATTTAATTTATTCGGTTCTTTATTAATCTCACTCTTCTCGCTGAGAGGATGTTCTAATTACGCATCCTTGACTAGGTTtggcggaccagaggatcccatCCCGGTTTGGGGTTCCTTTTTTATCTTTCCCCTTTTCTCCGCCTCGACTCTCGATCGTCGGCGCACTGCAAGATCCATCGCACCTCGCCGAATTCGTTGCTTTCGCTTCTGGTAAGACTGTTTCGttgtaaagttttatttttcctctTTACTTCGTCTGGTGTTTTCCTTGAAATTCTTGGAAGGACCGAGTAGAATAGATTCTTTTCCATTGCCGTTTACTTCGAATCTGTAATCTCCAGTTGTATGTTGCATATTTGTTAGGGAGTTCAGGTCAATCTTCATGTCAAAAGGTTTCGTTTTGATCGAAAATTATACACAATTTTCATTATACGATTCGAATCATTTCCTCCAAGTAGTCATGAAATAAATTTGTTATGAAATGTAGCCTTGTACTCGGATTTGGTACTCAGTTCTCTTACTATCTTATGTTTGATCTTTACACTAAGTGGATCAAGTTTCCAATGTTCTCTCAAAAAGTGAAGATTTTTCAATTTTGCGTCATACGTGATAGTATgtggaagggaagggaagggaaggaaTGAACTAGCCAAGGTTTCAGTCTCCTTCAACTAAATTTCCAAGCAAGGAAATCAAATCCCTCCTCTCACTTCCGCTGTATATCCTTTAGTACAAATAAGTAGTGTTAATAGTTGTTGAGTTTGGTTGAGGATTGCTGTAATTAAAATGTACTGCATGGATACACCTATTTGATTTGGTTGCAAGCTCACCTGACATTGATTCTTTGGATACTGTTAAAAAGAAGTTGGGCAGATAATGAATAGATCAAGCAGAGTAGCATTGCAAGATCTTGAGTTGAGACTTGGTCCTTCTATATTTAAAGGAGTCAATTTTATCAGGGGTTGCCCTGAAATTATACTGattgaggatgatgatgatgatgatggcattgAAATCTACCCTTCTGAGCTTCGAGATCAGGTACTGGTTAGTGATGTTTTTTTATCATGTTTTAGTTAATTGAGTCACTCTTTAGTTTATGAATGATTTCAGCTGTTTTCTGGAAATCATGTGAATGAATTTCACTCCAGTTATTTAGGTCCCCACTGTATTCAAGTCACTGGGAATCTTTAATTGGTGGAGAGGATTTGGAGCTTCGTCTTGGAATTGGAGGTAAGTAAACTGTTTGGGCTGCTAGTTTTTATTTTTACTCATGTTTAGTTGTCAACTGACACGCTCATCCAGAATAGTGAATTAGACCTTTGAATCTATTTACTCATTTAGTGAATTGTCTATTGTCGACGTTTAATGCtatttcattttaaaaacatgAGGAAGTCAATGCTAAAAAATTTGTGGGAATCTGTGCTGTGCTAGCATGTTATGTTACCAAATAATCCAAGACAAGTTCTTACACTTTTAGGTATAGCTCTTATTGATGCTCATTCTAAATTGATCACATATACATCACACTTACTTGTAATACTTCCTTAAGTATATCTGATGCAGTTTTTAGTTTGCAAAGTTGAAGAAGTCAATAAAATGAAGATTTAGAGCTTTCTTGGAGCTTCTTAAAACCATCATAGAGAAAGAAAGAACACAATGGAGAAGACAAAAGGAATTCAAATTTAGGGGAACTGGAATATGTACATAATGGACAGGTTGGAGGTCCACTACATTATTTtccccattttttttttaaaatttcatccaATGAACACAAATTCCTTGCCCTCCAAACCGTACGTCTAAGAATTAAACTCATGGAGCtctgttattgaattaatggaGGTTTTATCTGAACTAATGCTTCCATGCTTGCTAAACACTAATATACAGGTACTTTTTCTTAGTTTCTAGTTGAAAGGGATATCTATATTTGACACTAGATATCACACACCAGCTTGTTGTATGCTGATAAAATGAATCTTCTATCATATGCAGGATACATCATGAGTTCATGCTTCTTACTTTCATTCTTTCTCTgtaactttaattttattttactacACGTAGCATATCTTCATGTTTCATTAATTTTCCAACAGCTTATGGAGATTTGAACTCTAATAGATGGGACACCAAAGTCGAAAACCCAAATGCACAGAAATCCAGGAAGGTATATGTTTTATAACGACTGTACTTTTTTTAAGAGTTAGCACGTCATAGGAAGGCTAAACAATGTATATTTTTATATGATAATAAAATAGCTTCAAGGAAAATATTCCTTTTACCCATCTAGTTGCTCTTACATTGGTTGCGGTCGCAACCTAACTGATTGGTTATGGTTATGCTGATACTCAAGTATGCCACTTAAATACCCAGCAGCTTCTTTGACCAGGCTTGCAAGTAGACCAGAGGGCTTACTTCACTCTTTGAAGTTTCTCCTTGAGTCTCATTCACCAAGGATCCAATTAGGAATCATATGATGTAGATAGTTTTTGGATTCTGGTTGGATATTGGACCCCAGGAATCCTTGTGTACTAGGTCTGATTTACGATTACTAACAACCCATCTATATAATTGATGTGGTTTCAAATATGTTACTGGAAGGTGCACTATGGTTTCTTTCTTACTGCGGTTTCATTCTCGAGTAAGTAAAAGCAAGCCATTCAGTTAGCTGCTCTGATATTGTTTAGGATGACAGGCATCAAGCAGCCAATACCCATTTGGTAACGAAGAGGTAAAGTTGCGATGTTCTATATGTATGGACACAATGAAGGAGgagacatccaccacttgtggcCACATTTTTTGCAACAGTTGCATCACCAATGCCATTCACGTGCAGCGGAAATGCCCAACCTGCCGGCTGAGTCTCTCTCTGAGCAATATTCACCGAATATACCTCCCAGGAGCAAGTTCTTGACAATGACCGAGGGGATTACTTAACATCTCAATTGAGCGTACCGCTTTGGATCACTTTGAGACTTCTTCTATGAGCTAGCTCCTTAGACGATTTTGACCATCTTCATTGGCCCCGTAGAAGGGCTTTGTGCATGATGGATTGGAAGCTGTAACGTGAGAGTAATTGTGTATGTTTTGTGAATGAGAAGGCGCTAGGCGAGTTgtggttagttgtggtttgttTGAACTCGACTGTAATAAGAACCTTGACCACTGATTGATCTTATCCTTGAAAGAGCCTTGAACTGGATTGTTGAACGTTCTAAACTGTATGTAATGAGCCAAGCTTGATGAGATTCACTGTTGGAGGCACTGTACTATTATATGGTGTCAGATCCTATGCCATGTGTAAGTCTGAAGGAACTTTTAGTTCATGACCAGTTCAATTATATTTTGATCAAGCACCTTTTAGCTTGCATAGTAGGATGCATTATCAAGATTTTAGTTTTAGATAATTGTTACTTTCTTAGACCAGGTCACTCGGTGACCTGACCAAGTGTTCTACTGATTCCACCAGACATGAAACAACTTCGTAATTCTCGATTCGGTGTCGAACTTTGGACTTTCAAAAACTGTGATCGCTTTACGTAGGTAGCTCTTAAAAGTATATGGTGAGTGAAAGAAAGGGTGTTAGACTACTTGGTAGTACTTAGAACATGGGGTTTGGCCCTGCTGGTCATTTTGACTCATGCTCATGCTAGTTCTAAATAACCTAGTGCGAGGCTTAACCTGAGCTTGGACCCTTGGCTTAGGCCTCTCTGAccatattattttttctaaattttttttttttatttttttaaataataaaacattaatattttttttaaaaaagtaataaAGTGtatcaaaaattataaattaatagtatttttttgaaatataattaataaattttaattggaCTAGAAAAAATAGCGAATCGAGTTTGACCTAAATACTCTACTCAATTAGGTGTTAGCCGATGTCAAATTACATCATAGGTCATCGAGGGGTGTTAATTAGTCATAACAATGGGGCATAATGCGAGTTCAATATAATGGTAGTTCTGCAACGTTCTTATCACACCACGTTGTAGAACTATCAAatcgtaactgctacaacatggtGTGATCAGCATGTTCTGATCAAAACTAGCTGAATTatcattttattattcaaaattaaCATTGTAATGTATCATTTTATAGAATTAAATGATGTCTAGTGCATCAACGCCCCACAGAAACTATACGTCTCATGCATATCGTAAGAAAATACAATGGAAAAACAACATCCCCCAATTTAAGCCTTTCATAAAAGCACTAGAACCAAATGATAGGCAGTTGAAATTGCTAAGTAGAAGATCATTTGTCTGGGCGCTAGACATACAACATATTGTAAACATCAGAGGTTTTGTACAAAATATGTTTAACAATTGAGACTATGATGCTAAGTGTTTTATCTTTCAAAATCAGAAGATTAAATTTATAAGAAAAGATGTTGCATTGATTCTAGGACTTCCAGATCATGACGATAAGGTTCCTTTGTATTTGGATGTTGTCTCTACCCCACTCTACCTTTAACATTTCATGGATCTGGGGTGTTTAAAGAAGTAGAGAACAAGTTGATCAACATCAGCAAACAACCAGAACCATCTCCCGAATATGATACTTTGTTTTGTCAACTtgttcttatatatttttttatgtgttttatttactactactagtaGTATATCTAGATTATCAGAAAAATCACTACTTGATTGTGTAGATAACTTTAAAAATATAAGTAGATA is a window encoding:
- the LOC121980564 gene encoding uncharacterized protein LOC121980564 isoform X2, which produces MNRSSRVALQDLELRLGPSIFKGVNFIRGCPEIILIEDDDDDDGIEIYPSELRDQLFRSPLYSSHWESLIGGEDLELRLGIGAYGDLNSNRWDTKVENPNAQKSRKASSSQYPFGNEERKCPTCRLSLSLSNIHRIYLPGASS
- the LOC121980564 gene encoding E3 ubiquitin-protein ligase BRE1-like isoform X1 — translated: MNRSSRVALQDLELRLGPSIFKGVNFIRGCPEIILIEDDDDDDGIEIYPSELRDQLFRSPLYSSHWESLIGGEDLELRLGIGAYGDLNSNRWDTKVENPNAQKSRKASSSQYPFGNEEVKLRCSICMDTMKEETSTTCGHIFCNSCITNAIHVQRKCPTCRLSLSLSNIHRIYLPGASS
- the LOC121980564 gene encoding uncharacterized protein LOC121980564 isoform X4; the protein is MNRSSRVALQDLELRLGPSIFKGVNFIRGCPEIILIEDDDDDDGIEIYPSELRDQLFRSPLYSSHWESLIGGEDLELRLGIGAYGDLNSNRWDTKVENPNAQKSRKDDRHQAANTHLVTKSGNAQPAG
- the LOC121980564 gene encoding E3 ubiquitin-protein ligase RNF185-like isoform X3, whose product is MMMMMMALKSTLLSFEIRSPLYSSHWESLIGGEDLELRLGIGAYGDLNSNRWDTKVENPNAQKSRKASSSQYPFGNEEVKLRCSICMDTMKEETSTTCGHIFCNSCITNAIHVQRKCPTCRLSLSLSNIHRIYLPGASS